From Candidatus Deferrimicrobiaceae bacterium, a single genomic window includes:
- the topA gene encoding type I DNA topoisomerase, producing the protein MAKALVIVESPAKARTIKKILGRGYQVLPSMGHVMDLPKSRLGVDIEKGFVPKYIVIKDRKKVLSEILDASRSVKTVYLAPDPDREGEAIAWHIAEAIREGGARGRKRKIGEAAPPPAEVRRVLFHEITKKGVAQGMADPRSLDRNKFDSQQARRILDRIVGYSLSPLLWKKVRRGLSAGRVQSVAVKIIWEREKQIVSFVPEEYWSLTARFAGSVPPEFPAKLVEAGGEKVRLRTGEETLTFRKAVENGPFRVREIRKKMRRRTPPPPFTTSKLQQEGARKLRMPSYRTMMVAQSLYEGVDVPDAGLVGLITYMRTDSVRVADEAVAAARDTIRKAHGESYLPPAPHAYRNRKSAQDAHEAIRPTSMEFPPAKVKPILSRDQYRLYELIWNRFVASQMAAAEFEQTAIDILCEPSTPPAAGYLFRATGSIPRFLGYLELYQEGNGERTGPAGEQEEEKDEEKGEGNILPVLGEGESLVLRELVDAQHFTQPAPRFTESSLIKELEEQGIGRPSTYASIVKTIRDRGYVGMEDRKFLPTDLGRIVTELLEESFPNVMDVAFTARMEEELDQIEEGEREMGRALDDFYRPFSEELERAKSAMPELKEELIATGIPCPSCGGEMVIRFGRAGKFLACRNYPQCRHTANFRETPGGGVELAPDEEAGVACDKCGKAMVVRRWKGSRYIGCSGYPECRNSRPYGTGVGCPECGEGEMVERSSRAGKMFYSCSRYPECRFASWSRPVEGPCPVCGYPAMAEKVRKGGRTEIVCLRKGCKGKKAEEPLTGTG; encoded by the coding sequence ATGGCCAAGGCGCTCGTCATCGTCGAATCCCCGGCGAAAGCCAGGACGATAAAGAAGATCCTCGGGCGGGGCTACCAGGTCCTGCCCTCCATGGGGCACGTGATGGATCTTCCGAAAAGCCGTCTGGGCGTGGACATCGAAAAAGGATTCGTCCCTAAATACATCGTCATCAAGGACCGCAAAAAAGTGCTCTCCGAGATCCTTGACGCCTCCCGCTCGGTGAAGACGGTCTACCTCGCTCCCGACCCGGACCGCGAAGGGGAGGCGATCGCCTGGCACATCGCCGAGGCGATCCGGGAAGGCGGCGCGCGCGGCCGGAAGAGGAAGATAGGGGAAGCGGCGCCCCCCCCCGCCGAAGTCCGGCGGGTCCTCTTCCACGAGATCACGAAGAAGGGGGTCGCCCAGGGGATGGCGGACCCCCGTTCCCTCGACAGGAACAAGTTCGACTCTCAGCAGGCCAGGCGCATTCTCGACCGCATCGTGGGCTACTCCCTGAGTCCCCTTCTCTGGAAGAAGGTCAGGCGCGGTCTCTCGGCGGGGAGGGTCCAGTCCGTCGCCGTGAAGATCATATGGGAAAGGGAGAAGCAGATCGTCTCTTTCGTCCCCGAGGAGTACTGGTCGCTCACCGCGCGCTTCGCGGGCAGCGTGCCCCCCGAGTTCCCCGCGAAGCTTGTGGAGGCGGGGGGAGAGAAGGTGAGGCTCCGGACGGGGGAGGAGACTCTCACCTTTCGGAAAGCCGTGGAGAACGGCCCGTTCCGGGTCCGGGAGATCCGCAAGAAGATGCGGCGGCGAACCCCCCCCCCGCCGTTCACGACCTCCAAGCTCCAGCAGGAGGGGGCGAGGAAGCTCCGCATGCCCTCCTACCGCACGATGATGGTCGCCCAATCCCTCTACGAGGGAGTCGACGTCCCCGACGCGGGGCTCGTGGGCCTCATCACGTACATGCGGACGGACTCCGTCCGGGTGGCGGACGAGGCGGTGGCCGCGGCGCGCGACACCATCCGGAAGGCGCACGGCGAGTCCTATCTGCCGCCGGCTCCCCACGCCTACCGGAACCGAAAGTCCGCGCAAGACGCCCACGAGGCGATTCGCCCCACGTCGATGGAGTTCCCGCCGGCGAAGGTCAAGCCGATCCTGAGCCGCGACCAGTACCGCTTGTACGAGCTGATCTGGAACCGGTTCGTCGCCTCCCAGATGGCGGCCGCGGAGTTCGAGCAGACCGCGATCGACATCCTCTGCGAACCTTCCACCCCTCCGGCCGCCGGCTACCTGTTCCGGGCGACGGGGTCGATCCCGCGGTTCCTCGGGTATCTCGAACTGTACCAGGAGGGAAACGGGGAGAGGACCGGTCCTGCCGGGGAGCAGGAGGAGGAAAAGGACGAAGAGAAGGGGGAGGGAAACATCCTGCCCGTCCTTGGCGAGGGGGAGTCCCTCGTGCTCCGGGAACTCGTGGACGCGCAGCACTTCACCCAGCCGGCCCCCCGGTTTACCGAAAGTTCCCTCATCAAGGAGCTGGAGGAGCAGGGGATCGGGCGGCCGTCCACGTACGCCTCGATCGTCAAGACGATCCGGGATCGCGGGTACGTCGGGATGGAGGACAGGAAGTTTCTCCCCACGGACCTCGGCCGGATCGTCACGGAGCTCCTCGAGGAGTCCTTTCCGAACGTGATGGATGTCGCCTTCACCGCCCGGATGGAGGAGGAGCTCGACCAGATCGAGGAGGGGGAGCGCGAGATGGGCCGGGCGCTCGACGATTTCTACCGGCCGTTCTCGGAGGAGCTCGAGCGCGCGAAGAGCGCGATGCCCGAACTCAAGGAAGAGCTCATCGCCACGGGGATCCCCTGCCCGTCGTGCGGCGGGGAGATGGTAATCCGGTTCGGGCGGGCGGGGAAGTTCCTCGCCTGCCGGAATTACCCCCAGTGCCGACACACGGCGAACTTCCGGGAGACTCCCGGGGGAGGCGTGGAGCTTGCCCCCGACGAGGAGGCGGGCGTTGCGTGCGACAAGTGCGGCAAAGCGATGGTCGTCCGCCGCTGGAAGGGATCCCGGTACATCGGCTGTTCCGGCTACCCCGAGTGCCGCAACAGCCGCCCGTACGGGACCGGGGTGGGATGTCCCGAGTGCGGCGAGGGGGAGATGGTGGAACGGTCCTCCCGGGCGGGGAAAATGTTCTACAGCTGCTCCCGCTACCCGGAATGCCGGTTCGCCTCGTGGAGCCGGCCCGTGGAGGGACCGTGCCCGGTCTGCGGCTACCCCGCGATGGCGGAGAAGGTCAGAAAAGGCGGGCGGACGGAGATCGTCTGTCTGCGCAAGGGGTGCAAGGGGAAGAAGGCGGAAGAACCCCTTACCGGGACCGGGTGA